One window of the Choristoneura fumiferana chromosome 18, NRCan_CFum_1, whole genome shotgun sequence genome contains the following:
- the LOC141438343 gene encoding endoribonuclease Arlr-like, translating into MKCKLILLLCLAACRADDLAHAAGQIFNSILPNLISNQATANQGNSATNTIQQIGTVVGGVVDYAKKKSYEDLLKQVQDSTTDEDLVRLSEEMFNADINNAFNYIQVNLQGQTSPMSKDDKASSSLLTVPENVWNGPTIRPFVALFDNYHKNVIRPEFVTPTEESEQTTYINTILATGPIRSLMTYLVSKGLTQLNEYPEQVELLKKIWFTKYARHWTGLCKCSCAFENIFMAELKSNDVLGLHSWLFFAKRELDHKANYLGYISKLDLAGKGLILKQHSILSDTKDAPEINMFVGTSPELETALYTLCFMARPDRPCKLRYNNVPFTIQTKTLKSDNVLLIDTAYPVF; encoded by the exons ATGAAGTGTAAACTAATTCTACTGCTTTGTTTAGCAGCCTGCCGAGCTGACGATCTAGCTCACGCGGCTGGACAGATCTTCAACAGCATACTGCCAAATCTCATCAGCAATCAAGCAACCGCCAACCAAGGCAACTCAGCAACCAACACAATTCAGCAAATCGGCACTGTTGTCGGAGGCGTGGTGGACTACGCCAAGAAAAAGAGCTATGAAGATCTTCTTAAGCAAGTGCAAGACTCGACGACCGACGAGGACTTGGTCCGACTTAGCGAGGAAATGTTCAACGCCGATATCAACAACGCGTTTAACTACATCCAAGTGAACCTGCAGGGACAGACGAGTCCCATGTCAAAAGACGATAAGGCATCATCTAG CCTCCTTACAGTACCTGAGAATGTGTGGAATGGTCCAACCATTCGACCCTTCGTAGCTCTCTTCGATAACTATCACAAAAATGTTATTAGGCCAGAGTTCGTTACACCTACC GAAGAGTCGGAGCAAACCACTTACATCAACACTATTTTAGCTACCGGACCTATTAGGAGTCTGATGACTTACCTTGTGAGCAAag GTTTGACCCAGCTGAATGAATACCCTGAACAAGTGgaattattaaagaaaatctGGTTCACAAAATACGCTCGCCACTGGACCGGGCTTTGCAAATGCAGTTGCGCTTTTGAAAACATCTTCATGGCCGAGCTGAAGTCTAACGACGTATTAG GTCTACATAGTTGGCTGTTCTTCGCCAAGCGCGAATTGGACCACAAGGCTAACTATCTGGGCTACATCTCCAAACTTGACTTAGCGGGA AAAGGATTGATTCTCAAGCAGCACTCTATCCTAAGTGACACGAAAGACGCCCCCGAAATAAACATGTTCGTGGGAACATCTCCCGAGTTGGAAACGGCTCTCTACACCCTCTGTTTCATGGCTCGCCCCGACAGACCGTGCAAACTGCGCTACAACAACGTGCCATTCACCATTCAAACCAAGACGCTGAAGTCAGATAACGTCCTACTTATTGATACCGCGTACCCTGTCTTCTAA
- the LOC141438344 gene encoding uncharacterized protein, with protein MKAVVFAVLLIFCYVECKKTYAPIDKNANVAFINMEGGGIRPAPRPGVPTAAPASQPAPTKAPSQPAPTLAPKPTPTTQAPKPAQPAHPTTFKPGPVVTPPRPISPIQIKPVPVNPVPAANPITTPGPGNVKDLVNFYNSQGKASPIRPHSYSQAVKQG; from the exons ATGAAAGCCGTGGTTTTTGCCGTTCTGCTGATTTTCTGTTACGTGGAAT GTAAGAAGACGTACGCGCCCATCGATAAAAATGCGAACGTTGCGTTCATCAATATGGAGGGGGGTGGGATAAGACCGGCTCCTAGGCCTGGCGTCCCGACTGCTGCGCCGGCCAGCCAACCAGCACCGACCAAGGCTCCAAGTCAACCCGCTCCAACGCTTGCGCCAAAACCAACCCCTACAACACAAGCTCCAAAACCAGCGCAGCCAGCACATCCAACAACTTTCAAACCAGGGCCAGTTGTCACTCCTCCACGACCAATATCACCCATTCAGATCAAACCAGTACCTGTGAATCCGGTGCCAGCGGCCAATCCCATCACGACTCCAGGACCTGGCAATGTCAAAGATCTAGTCAACTTCTATAATAGTCAGGGTAAGGCTAGTCCCATCCGCCCGCATAGCTACAGCCAAGCTGTAAAGCAAGGTTAA